The Streptococcus sp. oral taxon 431 nucleotide sequence TTTGAGTAATACCACGAACAGCGAATTTTGTACCGCCGTATACAGTCAAGTTTGGATTTCCGACAACACCTGCTTGAGAAGTAGCATTGATGATTTTACCACCGTGACCAAGTGCTTTAAATTGAGCCTGAGCAGCTTGTGCTCCCCAAATCACACCACCGACGTTAATAGCAAATGTGCGAGCAAATTGCTCCTCTGTAATTGTATCCAGAGGTGTAGTAGGAGCGACACCAGCGTTGTTTACCACAACGTTCAAGTCTCCGAAATGATCGACAACTTTTTGGAAAGCTGCAGCAACTTCTGCTTGTTTAGACACATCAGCTACAACAGCAAAAGCTTTATCTGCTGACAATTCAGCAACTGCTTTCTCAGCTGTTTCAGCGTTGTAGTCTAAAACTCCAACCTTAAAACCATCTTGAACCAAGCGTTTTGCGATTGCAAAACCGATCCCTTGACCTGCACCTGTAACGATAGCTAC carries:
- a CDS encoding (S)-acetoin forming diacetyl reductase, producing the protein MSKVAIVTGAGQGIGFAIAKRLVQDGFKVGVLDYNAETAEKAVAELSADKAFAVVADVSKQAEVAAAFQKVVDHFGDLNVVVNNAGVAPTTPLDTITEEQFARTFAINVGGVIWGAQAAQAQFKALGHGGKIINATSQAGVVGNPNLTVYGGTKFAVRGITQTLARDLAESGITVNAYAPGIVKTPMMYDIAHEVGKNAGKDDEWGMQTFAKDITLKRLSEPEDVAAAVSFLAGPDSNYITGQTIIVDGGMQFH